One segment of Setaria viridis chromosome 4, Setaria_viridis_v4.0, whole genome shotgun sequence DNA contains the following:
- the LOC117853814 gene encoding nuclear transcription factor Y subunit C-4 codes for MEPSSQPQPAMGVAAGGSQEYPAPAYPPAATIAAPSAVPPAGLQPGQPFPANPAQMSAQHQIVYQQAQQFHQQLQQQQQRQLQQFWAERLADIEQTTDFKNHTLPLARIKKIMKADEDVRMISAEAPVVFAKACEIFILELTLRSWMHTEENKRRTLQKNDIAAAITRTDIYDFLVDIVPRDEMKEEGVGLPRAGLPPMGAPADAYPYYYMPQQQVPGAGMVYGAQQGHPVTYLWQEPQEQQEQPPEDQQPLHGSG; via the coding sequence ATGGAACCATCATCTCAGCCTCAGCCTGCAATGGGTGTTGCTGCTGGTGGATCACAAGAGTACCCTGCCCCAGCCTATCCGCCTGCAGCAACCATAGCCGCTCCTTCTGCAGTCCCGCCTGCTGGTTTACAACCAGGGCAACCATTCCCAGCCAACCCTGCTCAAATGAGTGCACAACACCAGATTGTCTACCAGCAAGCCCAGCAATTCCACCAacagctccagcagcagcagcagcgtcaaCTCCAGCAGTTCTGGGCTGAGCGCCTGGCTGATATTGAACAGACTACTGACTTCAAGAACCACACCTTGCCACTTGCGAGGATAAAGAAGATCATGAAGGCCGACGAGGATGTCCGCATGATCTCTGCAGAAGCTCCAGTGGTCTTCGCGAAAGCATGCGAGATATTCATACTGGAGTTGACACTGAGGTCATGGATGCACACTGAGGAGAACAAGCGCCGGACCTTGCAGAAGAATGACATTGCAGCAGCCATCACCAGGACTGACATTTACGACTTCTTGGTTGACATTGTGCCCAGGGATGAGATGAAGGAGGAGGGAGTTGGGCTTCCTAGGGCTGGGCTTCCACCCATGGGAGCCCCAGCTGATGCATATCCATACTACTACATGCCACAGCAGCAGGTGCCAGGTGCAGGAATGGTGTATGGTGCCCAGCAGGGTCACCCGGTGACCTATTTGTGGCAGGAGCCCCAGGAACAGCAGGAGCAGCCCCCTGAAGATCAGCAACCTCTTCATGGAAGTGGCTGA